From the genome of Danio aesculapii chromosome 16, fDanAes4.1, whole genome shotgun sequence, one region includes:
- the pals2a gene encoding MAGUK p55 subfamily member 6a isoform X1, with protein sequence MTVSNAKSGTAMQQVLDNLKELPPSTGAKDIDLIFLRGIMESPIVRSLAKAHERLEDVKLEAVQSNNVELVSEILSDMSSLIIRDESAAELSNILKEPHFQSLLEAHDKVASKSYEAPPTSTNSTSMSSSSLMPADTVRMISIQKKAGEPLGVTFRVEEGDLVIARVLHGSMIDRQGMLHAGDVIREVNGREVGKDPMALQHMLRDCNGSITLKILPSYKDTPPPAQVYLKPHFNYNPDTDNLIPCREAGLAFSKGDILHIVNKEDPNWWQACNINGGRTGLIPSQFLEEKRKAFVRRDLDGSGILCGTLTGKKKKKKMMYLTAKNAEFDRHELQIYEEVAKMPPFQRKTLVLIGAQGVGRRSLKNRLIVLNPLRYGTTVPFTSRHPRDDEKDGQSYCFVSREEMEMDIKASRYLEHGEYDGNLYGTKMDSIHEVVRAGRTCILDVNPQALKVLKTSEFMPFVVFIAAPELDTLRAMHKAVVDAGITTKLLTETDLKKTVDESARIKRAYNHYFDLTIVNDNLDKAFEKLQAAVEQLTTQPQWVPVNWVY encoded by the exons CTATGCAGCAGGTGCTGGACAACCTCAAAGAGCTGCCGCCTTCTACAGGAGCCAAAGACATCGACCTCATCTTCCTCCGTGGCATCATGGAGAGTCCCATCGTTCGTTCCCTCGCTAAG GCCCATGAGCGATTGGAAGACGTTAAGCTGGAGGCGGTTCAAAGTAATAACGTGGAGCTAGTGAGTGAGATCCTGTCTGATATGAGTAGTCTGATCATTCGGGATGAAAGTGCAGCAGAACTCTCTAACATCCTGAAGGAACCGCATTTCCAG TCCTTGTTGGAAGCTCATGACAAGGTGGCCTCTAAATCATATGAAGCTCCTCCCACCAGCACCAATTCCACCAGTATGTCCAGCTCATCCCTCATGCCGGCTGACACGGTTCGCATGATCAGCATCCAGAAGAAGGCCGGAGAGCCTCTT GGTGTAACATTCCGGGTGGAGGAGGGTGACCTTGTCATCGCGCGTGTTTTGCATGGCAGCATGATTGACAGGCAGGGGATGCTGCATGCAGGTGATGTCATCCGAGAGGTAAACGGCCGAGAGGTGGGCAAAGACCCCATGGCATTACAGCACATGTTGAGGGACTGCAACGGAAGCATCACACTCAAAATCCTCCCGAGCTACAAGGACACACCTCCACCCGCACAG GTGTACCTGAAGCCACATTTTAACTACAATCCTGACACAGACAACCTGATCCCATGTAGAGAGGCGGGTTTGGCTTTCTCCAAAGGAGACATTTTGCATATAGTGAACAAGGAGGACCCCAACTGGTGGCAA gcATGTAACATAAATGGAGGACGTACTGGTCTGATTCCCAGTCAGTTTCTGGAGGAGAAGAGGAAAGCATTTGTAAGGAGAGACCTGGACGGATcag GAATCCTTTGTGGGACACTAAcaggaaaaaagaagaaaaagaaaatgatgtACTTAACGGCAAAGAATGCAG AATTTGATCGGCATGAGTTGCAGATCTACGAGGAAGTAGCAAAGATGCCTCCATTCCAGAGAAAAACTCTTGTTCTGATTGGTGCACAGGGTGTAGGCCGTCGAAGCCTCAAGAACCGACTGATTGTGTTAAACCCGTTGCGATATGGAACTACTGTACCCT TCACGTCTCGGCATCCCCGTGATGATGAAAAGGATGGGCAGTCGTACTGCTTTGTATCACGGGAAGAGATGGAGATGGACATCAAGGCGAGTCGATACCTTGAGCATGGAGAATATGACGGAAATCTGTATGGAACCAAAATGGACTCGATCCATGAAGTTGTTCGAGCAGGACGCACTTGCATCCTGGACGTCAACCCTCAG GCGCTGAAGGTACTGAAGACATCAGAGTTTATGCCATTCGTGGTTTTCATCGCTGCCCCAGAGCTCGACACATTACGGGCCATGCACAAAGCTGTGGTGGATGCTGGAATCACAACCAAGTTACTGACG GAAACGGACTTAAAGAAAACCGTGGATGAAAGTGCTAGGATCAAGCGGGCCTACAATCACTACTTTGATCTGACTATAGTTAATGACAATCTGGACAAGGCCTTTGAGAAACTGCAGGCGGCTGTGGAGCAGCTGACCACACAACCACAGTGGGTCCCTGTCAACTGGGTTTACTGA
- the pals2a gene encoding MAGUK p55 subfamily member 6a isoform X2 gives MQQVLDNLKELPPSTGAKDIDLIFLRGIMESPIVRSLAKAHERLEDVKLEAVQSNNVELVSEILSDMSSLIIRDESAAELSNILKEPHFQSLLEAHDKVASKSYEAPPTSTNSTSMSSSSLMPADTVRMISIQKKAGEPLGVTFRVEEGDLVIARVLHGSMIDRQGMLHAGDVIREVNGREVGKDPMALQHMLRDCNGSITLKILPSYKDTPPPAQVYLKPHFNYNPDTDNLIPCREAGLAFSKGDILHIVNKEDPNWWQACNINGGRTGLIPSQFLEEKRKAFVRRDLDGSGILCGTLTGKKKKKKMMYLTAKNAEFDRHELQIYEEVAKMPPFQRKTLVLIGAQGVGRRSLKNRLIVLNPLRYGTTVPFTSRHPRDDEKDGQSYCFVSREEMEMDIKASRYLEHGEYDGNLYGTKMDSIHEVVRAGRTCILDVNPQALKVLKTSEFMPFVVFIAAPELDTLRAMHKAVVDAGITTKLLTETDLKKTVDESARIKRAYNHYFDLTIVNDNLDKAFEKLQAAVEQLTTQPQWVPVNWVY, from the exons ATGCAGCAGGTGCTGGACAACCTCAAAGAGCTGCCGCCTTCTACAGGAGCCAAAGACATCGACCTCATCTTCCTCCGTGGCATCATGGAGAGTCCCATCGTTCGTTCCCTCGCTAAG GCCCATGAGCGATTGGAAGACGTTAAGCTGGAGGCGGTTCAAAGTAATAACGTGGAGCTAGTGAGTGAGATCCTGTCTGATATGAGTAGTCTGATCATTCGGGATGAAAGTGCAGCAGAACTCTCTAACATCCTGAAGGAACCGCATTTCCAG TCCTTGTTGGAAGCTCATGACAAGGTGGCCTCTAAATCATATGAAGCTCCTCCCACCAGCACCAATTCCACCAGTATGTCCAGCTCATCCCTCATGCCGGCTGACACGGTTCGCATGATCAGCATCCAGAAGAAGGCCGGAGAGCCTCTT GGTGTAACATTCCGGGTGGAGGAGGGTGACCTTGTCATCGCGCGTGTTTTGCATGGCAGCATGATTGACAGGCAGGGGATGCTGCATGCAGGTGATGTCATCCGAGAGGTAAACGGCCGAGAGGTGGGCAAAGACCCCATGGCATTACAGCACATGTTGAGGGACTGCAACGGAAGCATCACACTCAAAATCCTCCCGAGCTACAAGGACACACCTCCACCCGCACAG GTGTACCTGAAGCCACATTTTAACTACAATCCTGACACAGACAACCTGATCCCATGTAGAGAGGCGGGTTTGGCTTTCTCCAAAGGAGACATTTTGCATATAGTGAACAAGGAGGACCCCAACTGGTGGCAA gcATGTAACATAAATGGAGGACGTACTGGTCTGATTCCCAGTCAGTTTCTGGAGGAGAAGAGGAAAGCATTTGTAAGGAGAGACCTGGACGGATcag GAATCCTTTGTGGGACACTAAcaggaaaaaagaagaaaaagaaaatgatgtACTTAACGGCAAAGAATGCAG AATTTGATCGGCATGAGTTGCAGATCTACGAGGAAGTAGCAAAGATGCCTCCATTCCAGAGAAAAACTCTTGTTCTGATTGGTGCACAGGGTGTAGGCCGTCGAAGCCTCAAGAACCGACTGATTGTGTTAAACCCGTTGCGATATGGAACTACTGTACCCT TCACGTCTCGGCATCCCCGTGATGATGAAAAGGATGGGCAGTCGTACTGCTTTGTATCACGGGAAGAGATGGAGATGGACATCAAGGCGAGTCGATACCTTGAGCATGGAGAATATGACGGAAATCTGTATGGAACCAAAATGGACTCGATCCATGAAGTTGTTCGAGCAGGACGCACTTGCATCCTGGACGTCAACCCTCAG GCGCTGAAGGTACTGAAGACATCAGAGTTTATGCCATTCGTGGTTTTCATCGCTGCCCCAGAGCTCGACACATTACGGGCCATGCACAAAGCTGTGGTGGATGCTGGAATCACAACCAAGTTACTGACG GAAACGGACTTAAAGAAAACCGTGGATGAAAGTGCTAGGATCAAGCGGGCCTACAATCACTACTTTGATCTGACTATAGTTAATGACAATCTGGACAAGGCCTTTGAGAAACTGCAGGCGGCTGTGGAGCAGCTGACCACACAACCACAGTGGGTCCCTGTCAACTGGGTTTACTGA